Proteins from one Gilliamella sp. ESL0443 genomic window:
- the gyrA gene encoding DNA topoisomerase (ATP-hydrolyzing) subunit A, with translation MTELAKEITPVNIEDELKSSYLDYAMSVIVGRALPDVRDGLKPVHRRVLFAMHEAGYDWNKPYRKSARVVGDVIGKYHPHGDSAVYDTIVRMAQPFSLRYMLVDGQGNFGSVDGDSAAAMRYTEIRMQKFAGALLTDLDKETVDFSPNYDGSEMIPDVLPTRIPNLLINGSSGIAVGMATNIPPHNLAEVINGCLAFIEDENISVDGLMEYIKGPDFPTAALINGRKGIENAYRTGRGIIYIRSKATVEVDDHTGRETIIVNEIPYQVNKKKLIEKIAELVKDKKIEGISALRDESDKDGMRIVIEIKRDAVGEVVLNNLFSLTQLQVSFGINMVALHKGQPKLLNLREMIEAFVLHRREVVTRRTIYELRKARERAHVLEGLAIALANIDPVIELIRAAATPSEAKAKLLSQAWQLGNVAAMLEKAGNDAARPEDLAPEFGIRDGHYYLSEAQAQAILDLRLHRLTGLEHEKILDEYKELLIQISGLLHILASPERLMEVIREELEAVRDQFQDARRTEITASSADINIEDLIAQEDVVVTLSHQGYVKYQPLSDYEAQRRGGKGKSATKIKEEDFVEKLLVANTHDTILCFSSRGRLYWMKVYQLPEASRGSRGRPIINLLPLEADERITAILPVREFDDEHCVFMATAQGTVKKTSLIEFSRPRSGGIIAINLRDDDELIGVDLTSNETSDIVDDEELNDDVVVEETDSDDEVSQISNTEDIMLFSANGKVVRFPANKVRCMGRTATGVRGIKLEGDDKVVSLIVPRGNGAILTATQNGYGKRTEQELYPTKSRATKGVISIKVSERNGAVVGAVQVEETDQIMLITDAGTLVRTRVSEVSIVGRNTQGVTLIRTAENEKVVGLQRIAETEDDDESELSQEAYDSDDSAQESEE, from the coding sequence ATGACCGAACTAGCCAAAGAAATAACTCCCGTCAATATTGAAGACGAATTAAAATCCTCTTATCTTGATTATGCTATGTCTGTTATCGTCGGGCGTGCTTTGCCTGATGTACGTGACGGACTAAAACCCGTCCACAGACGAGTTTTATTTGCTATGCATGAAGCTGGATACGACTGGAATAAACCTTACCGAAAATCTGCTCGTGTTGTCGGGGATGTAATCGGTAAATATCATCCACATGGTGATTCTGCTGTTTATGACACTATCGTTCGTATGGCACAACCATTCTCATTACGTTATATGCTTGTTGATGGTCAAGGTAACTTTGGTTCTGTTGACGGCGACTCTGCTGCTGCAATGCGTTATACCGAAATTCGTATGCAAAAATTTGCAGGGGCATTGTTGACAGATCTTGACAAAGAAACCGTAGACTTCTCACCAAACTATGATGGATCAGAAATGATCCCTGATGTCCTTCCAACTCGAATTCCTAATTTACTCATTAATGGTTCATCGGGTATTGCAGTTGGTATGGCAACTAATATTCCTCCTCATAATTTAGCTGAAGTGATTAATGGCTGCTTAGCATTCATTGAAGATGAAAATATCTCTGTCGATGGTTTAATGGAGTATATTAAAGGTCCAGATTTTCCTACCGCAGCATTAATTAATGGGCGTAAAGGTATTGAAAATGCCTATCGAACTGGTCGTGGTATCATTTATATTCGTTCTAAAGCAACGGTTGAAGTTGATGATCACACTGGTCGTGAAACGATTATTGTTAATGAAATTCCTTATCAAGTTAATAAGAAAAAATTAATCGAGAAGATTGCAGAGTTAGTCAAAGATAAAAAAATTGAAGGCATTTCAGCACTGCGTGATGAATCAGACAAAGATGGTATGCGTATTGTTATTGAGATTAAACGCGATGCCGTTGGTGAAGTTGTTCTAAATAATCTTTTTTCATTAACTCAACTACAAGTTTCTTTTGGTATTAATATGGTGGCTTTACATAAAGGCCAACCAAAACTATTAAATTTAAGAGAAATGATCGAAGCGTTTGTTCTTCACCGCCGTGAAGTGGTAACGCGTCGAACTATTTATGAACTTCGTAAAGCTCGTGAACGTGCGCATGTATTGGAAGGTTTAGCTATTGCATTAGCTAATATAGATCCTGTAATTGAATTAATCCGTGCCGCGGCTACGCCTTCGGAAGCTAAAGCTAAACTATTATCGCAAGCTTGGCAACTAGGTAATGTTGCTGCAATGCTTGAAAAAGCTGGTAATGATGCTGCTCGACCGGAAGATTTAGCGCCAGAGTTTGGTATTCGAGATGGCCATTATTATCTTTCAGAAGCTCAAGCTCAAGCTATCTTAGATCTTCGTTTACATCGATTAACCGGACTTGAACACGAAAAAATTCTTGATGAATATAAAGAGTTATTAATTCAAATTAGTGGTTTACTCCATATTCTTGCAAGCCCTGAAAGATTAATGGAAGTTATTCGTGAAGAGCTTGAAGCGGTTCGCGATCAATTCCAAGATGCAAGAAGAACAGAAATTACTGCAAGCAGCGCTGATATCAATATTGAAGATTTAATCGCTCAGGAAGATGTTGTAGTTACACTTTCTCATCAAGGTTATGTGAAATATCAACCGCTATCTGATTATGAAGCGCAACGTCGAGGTGGTAAAGGTAAATCGGCAACAAAAATTAAAGAAGAAGATTTTGTTGAGAAGTTATTAGTTGCGAATACTCACGATACTATACTTTGTTTCTCTAGCCGTGGCCGTTTATATTGGATGAAAGTGTATCAATTACCAGAAGCCAGCCGAGGTTCTCGAGGTCGTCCAATTATTAATTTATTACCGCTAGAAGCTGATGAACGCATTACAGCAATTCTACCTGTTCGTGAATTTGATGATGAACATTGTGTATTCATGGCAACAGCACAAGGTACGGTTAAGAAAACCTCTCTAATTGAATTTAGTCGTCCTCGAAGCGGTGGCATAATTGCTATTAACTTACGTGATGATGATGAACTTATTGGTGTTGATTTAACAAGTAATGAAACATCTGATATCGTTGATGATGAAGAACTAAACGATGATGTGGTTGTTGAAGAGACAGATAGTGATGATGAAGTCTCTCAAATTTCTAATACCGAAGACATTATGTTATTCTCTGCTAATGGTAAAGTGGTTCGATTCCCAGCGAATAAAGTTCGTTGCATGGGACGAACAGCGACAGGTGTTCGAGGTATTAAATTAGAAGGTGATGATAAAGTTGTATCACTAATTGTTCCTCGAGGAAATGGTGCAATCTTAACTGCAACTCAAAATGGTTATGGAAAACGTACTGAACAAGAATTATATCCAACTAAATCACGCGCTACAAAAGGGGTTATCTCTATTAAAGTGAGTGAACGAAACGGTGCAGTAGTTGGTGCAGTACAAGTTGAAGAAACTGACCAAATCATGCTTATTACTGATGCGGGTACCTTAGTACGTACTCGTGTATCTGAAGTAAGCATTGTTGGTCGAAACACTCAAGGGGTAACCTTAATTCGAACAGCCGAAAACGAAAAAGTGGTCGGATTACAACGAATTGCTGAAACGGAAGATGATGATGAATCGGAATTGTCCCAAGAGGCTTATGATAGTGATGATTCCGCTCAAGAATCCGAAGAATAA
- the gltP gene encoding glutamate/aspartate:proton symporter GltP translates to MKKVVTNLAWQILIALVLGVVAGAFLYELADPNHELHSYYQFAIVNIFQPAGDIFIRLIKMIVLPIILSTLTLGIAGIGGSKRLGMLGFKTILYFEIITTIAILLGLFWGNFFAPGAGIDSSTLASADISKYTKAAEELSGKPHGLIVMILDMIPANIFKAMSDGAVLPVIFFCVFFGLGLMSLPDKQRDPFLFLLKVVSDTMFKVTNMIMRYAPIGVFALITVTVAKYGFASLLPLLKLILTVYSAMIIFTLVILGLVCKLCRFNIFTLLKILKEELVIAFSTASSETALPKIIEKMEAYGAPKAITSFVIPTGYSFNLDGSTLYQSITVIFLAQLCGMELSILNQIIIVITLMIASKGIAGVPGASILVLSATLGSIDIPLDYIGYIMGVERILDMGRTVVNVVGNALAAIVIARWEHAFDDKKARAYEQEYLK, encoded by the coding sequence ATAAAAAAAGTTGTAACTAATCTTGCTTGGCAAATTTTAATTGCCTTGGTCTTAGGTGTAGTGGCAGGTGCTTTTCTATATGAATTAGCTGATCCTAATCATGAATTACATTCATATTATCAATTTGCAATTGTTAATATTTTCCAACCAGCAGGTGATATCTTTATCCGCTTAATTAAGATGATTGTATTACCAATTATTCTTAGTACTTTAACGTTAGGTATAGCAGGCATTGGTGGTTCAAAACGTTTAGGAATGCTTGGTTTTAAAACTATTCTTTATTTTGAAATTATTACCACTATTGCCATTTTATTAGGTCTTTTTTGGGGAAATTTCTTTGCACCTGGCGCGGGAATTGATTCTTCAACGTTAGCCTCAGCAGATATTAGTAAATATACTAAAGCAGCTGAAGAACTTAGCGGTAAACCTCACGGTTTAATTGTTATGATTTTAGACATGATTCCAGCTAATATCTTTAAAGCAATGTCTGATGGTGCAGTTTTACCTGTTATCTTCTTCTGTGTCTTTTTTGGCTTAGGCTTAATGTCGTTACCGGATAAACAGCGTGATCCATTTTTATTCTTGTTAAAAGTGGTATCAGATACAATGTTTAAAGTCACTAATATGATTATGCGTTACGCCCCTATTGGGGTATTTGCATTAATCACGGTAACTGTTGCCAAATATGGATTCGCTTCATTATTGCCATTACTGAAATTGATTTTAACTGTTTATTCAGCAATGATTATATTTACTTTGGTCATATTAGGTTTAGTTTGTAAATTATGCCGATTTAATATTTTTACCTTATTAAAAATATTGAAAGAAGAACTCGTCATTGCGTTTTCAACTGCAAGCTCTGAAACAGCTTTGCCTAAGATCATTGAAAAAATGGAAGCTTATGGTGCACCGAAAGCAATTACGAGTTTTGTTATTCCTACTGGATATTCATTTAATCTTGATGGTTCAACATTATATCAAAGTATAACTGTTATTTTTCTCGCGCAATTATGTGGTATGGAATTAAGCATTCTAAATCAAATTATCATCGTTATAACATTGATGATAGCGTCAAAAGGGATTGCTGGTGTACCAGGTGCCTCAATTTTGGTACTTTCTGCGACTTTGGGCAGTATTGATATACCGCTTGATTATATTGGCTATATCATGGGAGTTGAGCGTATATTAGACATGGGACGCACTGTGGTTAATGTGGTTGGTAATGCCTTAGCGGCTATTGTTATTGCACGCTGGGAACATGCTTTTGATGATAAAAAAGCAAGAGCATATGAGCAAGAATATTTAAAATAA
- the rpmG gene encoding 50S ribosomal protein L33 has translation MAKGVREKIRLVSSAGTGHFYTTSKNKRTMPEKMEIKKYDPVVRQHVVYKEAKIK, from the coding sequence ATGGCTAAAGGTGTACGTGAGAAAATTAGATTAGTTTCTTCTGCTGGTACCGGTCATTTTTATACCACTAGCAAAAATAAAAGAACAATGCCTGAAAAAATGGAGATCAAAAAATACGATCCTGTTGTTCGTCAGCACGTTGTTTATAAAGAAGCTAAAATTAAATAA
- the rpmB gene encoding 50S ribosomal protein L28: MSRVCQVTGKGPLVGNNRSHAMNATKRRFLPNLQTHRFWVESEKRFVKLRISAKGMRTIDKKGIDAVLAELRARGEKY, encoded by the coding sequence ATGTCACGAGTATGCCAAGTAACAGGAAAAGGTCCTTTAGTGGGAAATAATCGTTCTCATGCGATGAATGCTACTAAACGTCGTTTTCTACCAAATCTTCAAACTCACCGTTTTTGGGTTGAGAGTGAAAAACGTTTTGTAAAATTACGTATATCTGCTAAAGGTATGCGAACTATCGATAAAAAGGGTATTGATGCAGTTTTAGCTGAACTTCGTGCCCGTGGTGAAAAGTACTAA
- the aroE gene encoding shikimate dehydrogenase, translating to MSQFTPYSIYGIIGYPLGHSMSPLIHTTSFQDYGIPAVLVPFPTPPEEIATLFKSVRLLNIRGLCVTIPHKQTIIPYLDEVTDHVKKAGAANLVYWDGDKLCGDNTDIIGFMQPLAQKKLPAEYKKVLILGAGGAARAAVVGLQDLGYSDITVTDIVTDLPQALAKEFNLKTVAWADRDKVEAQIIVNSTPLGMQGKFEDQTPYEQAWFKGKGIAYDIVYTPYNTKFRQEAEKAGWESISGREMFIGQANAQFKIWTGKELSDRAKQAVIDALSGK from the coding sequence ATGAGTCAGTTTACGCCATATAGCATCTATGGCATTATCGGTTATCCTTTGGGGCATAGTATGAGCCCACTTATTCATACTACATCTTTCCAAGATTATGGTATTCCTGCCGTACTTGTACCTTTTCCTACACCACCAGAGGAAATTGCGACACTTTTTAAATCAGTACGATTACTAAATATCCGTGGTTTGTGCGTTACGATCCCTCACAAACAAACTATTATTCCTTATTTAGATGAAGTCACTGATCATGTTAAAAAAGCGGGTGCAGCTAATTTAGTTTATTGGGATGGTGATAAGCTTTGTGGCGATAACACCGATATTATTGGTTTTATGCAACCACTAGCGCAAAAAAAATTACCAGCTGAATATAAAAAAGTGTTAATACTTGGGGCGGGCGGTGCAGCACGTGCGGCGGTTGTTGGATTACAAGATCTTGGATATAGTGATATAACAGTTACCGATATTGTCACTGATTTACCCCAAGCATTAGCTAAAGAATTTAATCTTAAAACGGTAGCTTGGGCAGATAGAGATAAAGTTGAAGCACAAATTATTGTCAACTCTACTCCATTAGGTATGCAAGGTAAATTTGAAGATCAAACGCCTTATGAACAAGCATGGTTTAAAGGTAAAGGCATAGCTTACGATATTGTGTACACACCATATAACACGAAGTTTAGACAAGAAGCTGAAAAAGCAGGATGGGAATCGATTTCTGGGCGTGAGATGTTTATTGGTCAAGCAAATGCTCAATTTAAAATTTGGACAGGAAAAGAGCTTTCAGATAGGGCAAAACAAGCTGTGATTGATGCTTTATCAGGTAAATAA
- a CDS encoding DUF1870 family protein: MTNLELQAFRRFLMLKVSEASEYIGKTDVKTWHDWENGVLPVPENVATTMKELKSLRSEKIKLIINSINDRVGSNTIRYFMTYQEFKKVNPELDVIQWRLHQSIATELYFRGLEKLC, from the coding sequence ATGACTAATTTAGAGTTACAAGCATTTCGCCGTTTTCTGATGCTAAAAGTATCAGAGGCAAGTGAGTATATCGGTAAAACGGACGTAAAAACTTGGCATGATTGGGAAAACGGAGTTTTACCTGTTCCTGAAAATGTCGCAACTACAATGAAAGAATTAAAAAGTCTTCGTAGTGAAAAAATAAAACTGATTATCAATAGTATTAATGATCGTGTAGGAAGTAATACCATTCGATATTTCATGACATACCAAGAGTTTAAAAAAGTGAATCCTGAATTAGATGTGATTCAATGGCGATTGCATCAATCGATTGCTACTGAACTTTATTTTAGAGGTTTAGAAAAGTTGTGTTGA
- the aroL gene encoding shikimate kinase AroL yields the protein MKKIIFLVGARAAGKTTMGKMLAKELSFSFIDTDCHLLETTQKTVAEIVEKEGWEGFRARESQVLIDTAKPNRVIATGGGMVLAEKNRQFMKQNGVVIFLSAPAEILAARLMKDPNIAQRPSLTGLSISDEMEKVLAERLPLYHDAAHHIVDVDQDENLILNQMIEKLKNH from the coding sequence ATGAAAAAAATAATTTTTTTAGTTGGCGCAAGAGCTGCTGGCAAAACAACAATGGGTAAAATGTTAGCCAAAGAGTTATCATTTTCTTTTATCGATACAGATTGTCATTTACTTGAAACCACGCAAAAAACGGTTGCTGAGATTGTAGAAAAAGAAGGTTGGGAAGGTTTTCGTGCTAGAGAAAGCCAAGTCCTTATTGATACTGCTAAACCAAATCGCGTTATTGCAACTGGTGGTGGTATGGTATTAGCTGAGAAAAATCGACAGTTTATGAAGCAAAATGGTGTCGTCATATTTCTATCTGCACCTGCTGAAATATTAGCAGCTCGTTTGATGAAAGATCCTAATATTGCTCAACGACCATCATTAACGGGTTTATCAATTTCTGACGAAATGGAGAAAGTTCTTGCTGAACGTTTACCTTTATATCATGATGCTGCTCATCATATTGTAGATGTTGATCAAGATGAAAATTTAATTCTAAATCAAATGATTGAAAAACTGAAAAATCATTAA
- the argA gene encoding amino-acid N-acetyltransferase, translating into MKERTTELVDGLRHSVPYINAHQGKTFVILLTGAVLKSNNYASIISDIGLLHSLGIKLVIVNGARNQIDESLKNHNIKPKYHKNTRITDGPTLDVVKQVTGLLQLNITASLSMSLNNTPLQGAHINVVSGNFVIAQPLGVDDGVDYCHTGKIRRINNEAIDEQLNRGSIVLLGPVGVSVTGESFNLSSEDVAAEVAIRLKADKLISFCAEQGVLDEQNHVITDLFPVDADNYVNRKEECGKHLSSEARFLRAASKACRNGVRRSHLVSYLVDGSILQELFSRDGIGTQVAMEHSEQVRLATINDIGGILELIRPLEEQGILVKRSREQLEMEIDKFTIIERDNMTIGCAALYPYPEEKMGEMACLAIHPQYRNSSRGDLLLEKISESANNLGLEKIFVLTTRSIHWFREKGFNPAEVDDLPIKKKQLYNYQRNSKILMFDLI; encoded by the coding sequence ATGAAAGAAAGAACAACTGAACTCGTTGATGGTTTAAGGCATTCAGTACCTTATATTAATGCACATCAAGGAAAAACATTCGTTATTTTATTAACTGGTGCAGTTTTAAAAAGTAATAATTATGCAAGTATCATTAGTGACATTGGTTTATTGCATAGCTTGGGTATTAAACTGGTCATTGTTAATGGTGCGCGTAACCAAATAGATGAATCACTGAAAAATCATAATATTAAACCTAAATACCATAAAAATACTCGGATCACTGATGGCCCAACTCTAGATGTAGTTAAACAGGTAACAGGGTTATTACAACTTAATATTACCGCCAGCTTATCAATGAGCTTAAATAATACACCTTTGCAAGGCGCACATATAAATGTGGTTAGTGGTAATTTTGTTATAGCACAACCATTAGGTGTTGATGATGGTGTTGATTATTGCCATACAGGTAAAATACGTCGAATTAATAACGAAGCAATAGATGAGCAATTAAATCGTGGTTCGATTGTACTATTAGGTCCTGTAGGTGTGTCAGTTACAGGTGAAAGTTTCAATTTATCGTCAGAAGATGTTGCAGCCGAAGTAGCTATTCGACTTAAAGCCGATAAACTAATCAGTTTTTGTGCAGAACAAGGTGTACTTGATGAACAAAATCATGTAATAACTGATCTGTTCCCAGTGGATGCTGATAATTATGTTAATCGCAAAGAAGAATGTGGTAAACACCTATCTAGTGAGGCTCGTTTTTTGCGTGCGGCATCCAAAGCATGTCGTAATGGCGTCCGTCGTAGCCATTTAGTTAGCTATTTAGTAGATGGCTCTATTTTGCAAGAACTGTTTTCTCGTGATGGTATTGGTACACAAGTTGCTATGGAACATTCAGAGCAAGTTCGCTTGGCAACAATCAATGATATAGGTGGGATATTGGAGCTGATTCGACCACTTGAAGAGCAGGGTATCTTAGTTAAACGTTCACGAGAACAATTAGAGATGGAAATTGATAAATTCACTATTATTGAACGTGATAATATGACAATTGGCTGTGCTGCGCTTTACCCTTATCCAGAAGAAAAAATGGGTGAAATGGCTTGTTTGGCGATTCATCCACAATATAGAAACTCATCACGCGGTGATTTATTATTAGAAAAAATTTCAGAAAGTGCTAATAATTTAGGATTAGAAAAAATCTTTGTGCTTACCACTCGAAGCATTCATTGGTTTCGTGAAAAAGGTTTTAATCCAGCTGAAGTGGATGATCTACCGATTAAAAAGAAACAACTCTATAATTATCAAAGAAATTCAAAAATATTAATGTTTGATTTAATTTAA
- a CDS encoding PTS ascorbate transporter subunit IIC, with amino-acid sequence MDLFLNIFGQPAIIIALVAFIGLVLQRAKLSKIITGTLLSFIGFVLIKTGGKILGGVLIMFSNMFTHAFGMHGVVPSNEAITALTMESLGTSAAFILFFAMIINLLLARFTRFKSIYLSLHLVLFMAFSFTAALQGMGYNGYIIVATGAMIIGLYMAIFPTLLSKFSRTIIGNNDYCIAHAGTVSYLLGSYLGKWLGNKKNDIEKIKINDRFSFLRQSDVATFITMFVLLCLSGAFSSAEYLNEILKNNTFIIFALEQSAIFAGGLYIAKKGVAIFTEEIIPAFKGFAQVVAPGCVPAVDPMVLFDKAPNCVLVGFIVSFFTEIACVVVFPFIGLPIIIPGIMASFITGGTAAIFGNSTGGARGAVIASFVNGLLLCVLPALALPLFKFLGVEGVTFADPDFTSLSLITEFIVKLFS; translated from the coding sequence ATGGATCTTTTTCTAAATATATTTGGTCAGCCTGCTATCATTATTGCATTAGTTGCGTTCATAGGATTGGTACTACAGAGAGCAAAACTTTCTAAAATTATTACTGGCACCCTACTTTCATTTATTGGTTTTGTGTTAATTAAAACGGGTGGAAAAATCTTAGGTGGCGTGTTAATTATGTTCAGTAACATGTTTACTCATGCATTTGGAATGCATGGGGTCGTACCAAGTAATGAAGCCATTACCGCATTGACGATGGAATCACTTGGTACTAGTGCCGCCTTTATCCTCTTTTTTGCGATGATAATTAATCTACTATTAGCAAGATTTACCCGCTTTAAATCGATTTATTTATCATTGCATTTAGTGCTATTCATGGCATTTTCATTTACCGCAGCTTTACAAGGTATGGGCTATAATGGCTATATCATTGTTGCAACTGGCGCAATGATTATTGGCCTTTATATGGCGATATTTCCAACTTTACTCTCTAAATTTAGCCGTACAATAATAGGGAATAATGATTATTGTATTGCCCATGCTGGTACAGTTTCATACTTATTAGGTTCCTATTTAGGTAAATGGCTAGGAAATAAAAAAAATGATATCGAAAAGATTAAAATAAATGATCGTTTTAGCTTTTTAAGGCAATCAGATGTTGCGACTTTTATTACCATGTTTGTTTTACTATGCTTATCCGGTGCTTTTTCATCCGCTGAGTATTTGAATGAGATACTTAAAAACAATACGTTTATTATTTTTGCGTTGGAACAATCAGCTATTTTTGCCGGAGGACTCTATATTGCCAAAAAAGGGGTCGCTATTTTTACTGAAGAAATCATCCCAGCTTTTAAAGGATTTGCCCAAGTTGTCGCACCTGGTTGTGTGCCGGCTGTCGATCCAATGGTGTTATTTGATAAAGCACCAAATTGTGTATTAGTTGGTTTTATTGTGAGTTTCTTTACTGAAATAGCTTGTGTGGTCGTTTTCCCTTTTATTGGTTTACCTATTATCATTCCCGGAATTATGGCAAGCTTCATCACTGGTGGAACAGCAGCAATATTTGGTAACTCAACAGGTGGAGCAAGAGGAGCGGTTATTGCCTCTTTCGTTAATGGTTTACTTTTATGTGTGTTGCCAGCCCTCGCATTACCTCTCTTCAAATTTTTAGGTGTTGAAGGTGTAACCTTTGCTGATCCTGATTTCACATCCTTATCGTTAATCACTGAATTTATTGTTAAGCTATTTAGTTAA
- a CDS encoding sugar-binding transcriptional regulator, which produces MINQNFSNDEFEQHKMLIKIAQLYYEENKTQSEIAKIVNIHRSSISRMLKTIRELGIVSISINYNLLPDIALEEKICNKYHLKQVIVVPVNTDIDNESKNQIVCNVAASVLLKNITDNDVIGVSWGRSINYIVNSLKNDNATFENVTIVPMIGGPSGKIETKYHVNNIACKLSDKLKSKAILIDYPAIVDTANLKTEIEKTQHMKELNDWWNKITVALFSIGCPAISKSSIWYGFYGELFQKITNRKIVGDILSRFYDKNGKELQTPFHDQIIGVTLENLKKIPLKICASGDAEKLNSLIAALNANYIDVLVISDEMANQLVN; this is translated from the coding sequence ATGATTAATCAAAATTTTAGCAACGACGAGTTTGAACAGCATAAGATGTTAATTAAGATTGCTCAATTGTATTATGAAGAGAATAAAACACAGTCCGAAATAGCAAAAATAGTTAACATACATCGCTCAAGCATTAGTCGAATGTTAAAAACAATACGCGAGCTAGGCATTGTTTCAATTTCGATTAATTATAATCTGTTACCTGATATAGCGTTAGAAGAAAAAATTTGTAATAAATATCATTTAAAACAAGTCATTGTTGTACCCGTCAACACTGATATAGACAATGAAAGTAAAAATCAGATTGTTTGTAATGTGGCAGCAAGTGTCCTACTCAAAAATATTACCGATAATGATGTGATTGGTGTGTCCTGGGGGCGCTCGATCAATTATATTGTGAATAGTTTAAAAAATGATAATGCTACATTTGAAAATGTTACCATCGTACCAATGATTGGTGGCCCTTCTGGCAAGATCGAAACAAAATACCACGTAAATAATATAGCTTGTAAACTTTCCGATAAACTTAAAAGTAAAGCAATATTAATTGATTACCCCGCTATCGTTGATACCGCTAATTTAAAAACTGAAATTGAAAAAACTCAACACATGAAAGAACTCAATGATTGGTGGAATAAGATCACAGTTGCTTTATTTAGTATTGGTTGTCCAGCTATATCCAAAAGCTCAATTTGGTATGGTTTTTATGGTGAACTTTTTCAAAAAATTACTAACAGAAAAATTGTCGGCGACATTTTATCGCGATTTTATGACAAAAATGGTAAAGAATTACAAACGCCATTCCATGATCAAATTATTGGCGTGACGTTAGAAAATTTAAAAAAAATCCCTCTAAAAATATGTGCAAGTGGCGACGCTGAAAAACTTAACAGTTTAATCGCTGCATTAAATGCAAATTATATTGATGTATTAGTCATTAGTGATGAAATGGCAAATCAATTAGTTAATTGA